GTACGTCAATTGCTATTGTGGTATGGTGCGGAAACGCGCCTGGCGCTGTTAATGGGCGAGGACGGCCTGATAGAGTTCGCCTTGCCCACTCTGGAGATCTGATTCCCGTGAAACCGCGCACCAAGCCGAAGACGAGCGACAAGCAGACTACATCGAGCAAGGTTTCGAACGGCAAAGTCTCGATCGCAAGGCTGGTGCCATCGAGCGAGCCCAACATCGACGACGAGGCCGAGGAACGCGCGCGGGGCGGCGTGCAGTCGCTGGGCCGGGCGTTTTCGATCCTGGAGGAAGTCGCGCGTCACCGCGAAGGCATCGGCTTGGCGGATCTCAGCAAGCTGGTGGGCTTGCATAATTCGACCACCTTCCACCTCGCCAAGACGCTGGTCTCGCTCGGCTATCTCCGGCAGGAGCGCGATTCAAAACGTTATCGTGTTGGCCGCCCGCTGTTTGCGCTCGCGGCCAGCGCGCTCGATGAAATCGAGATGGTCAATCTGGCGACGCCGGTGCTGGAAGACCTGTCGCGGGAGTCCGGCGAAAGCGGCCATTTTGCCGTGCGCATGGGCGACGCCGTCGTCGTGATTGCCCGCACCAGCGGGCCCGGCGCATTCCAGTTGACCGACCGCGTCGGCGTGGTGCGCCCGGCGCACTGCACGGCGCTCGGCAAGATCATGCTCGCCTCGCTGCGCCCCGATCAGTTGAAGCGCTTTCTCGAACGTGTGGAACTGAAACCATCGACGAAAAAATCGATCACGGACCCCACCGTGCTGCTGCGCGATATCGCTGAAATTCGCCGCAGCGCGATCGCCTTTGACGACGGCGAATTCAACGCCGAAGTCCGCTGCGTCGCGGTGCCGGTCTACAATTTCACCGGCGAAGTGATCGGCGCGCTCGGCATTTCCGGCCCGATCTGGCGCATGACCGACCAGGTGCTGCAGAGCCGCGCCAAGCTGGTGCAATCGGCGGCCAGCCGGCTGTCGGCCGAATTCGGCGCGCGGGATCTGGCGAAATCCTCCTGATCCAATCCGGCTGAAATCCGCATCCCAAACCGGCTGAACGCGGCTGCGACGCATTTGGCGTTGACAGGAGCCATCGCGTCCGGAAATATCTTACAACAATAGAAGAACGTCTCTCACATTGTCGCATACGCGGAAACGGACGAGAGAACGTCGCGACGTATCCCGGGAGGAGACCAGTGATGACCCGCTACAGCCGACGTACCCTGTTGAAAGCCGGCGCCGCCTTTGCCGGCGCCTCCGCGATCGGATCTCCGGCCATCCTCAGTGCCCAGGCCGCGCGCATAAAGATCGGCCATCTGGTGCCGCTGACCGGCTTCCTCGGCGCGATCGGCAGCTATGCCCAACTCGGGGTGAAGATGGCGGCCGAGGAGATCAACGCGTCCGGCGGCATCATGGGCAAGCAGATCGACCTGATGTCGGAAGACTCGGTCAATCCCGCAACTGCGTCCACCAAGGCGCAGCGCATGATCGAGCAGGACGGCGCGGTACTCTTGTTCGGCGAAATCTCTTCCGCCTCGTCGCTGACCATCATGCAGGTCGCCGAGCGCAACAAGAAGGTGTTTTTCTCGACCGGCGCGCGCTCGGACGCGCTGCGCGGCAAGGATTGCAACCGCTACTCCTTCCACTGCGACATTCCCAATACCGTGATGGTCAACGCCGTTGGCACCGCCCTCAATCAGAAGGGCATGGTGAAGGGCAAGAAGTTCGTCACGCTGACGGCGGACTACATTTTCGGCCACGACCTCCTGAAAGCCGCAAAGGCCTTCTTCAGCGCCAACGACGCTACCCTGATCGGCGACGAATTGATTGCGACCGATGTCACCGACTTCAGCCCATATCTGCTGAAGGTGCGGCAGGCCAAGCCCGACGTCGTGTGCTGCAACCTCGCCGGCAACCAGGTCACCAATCTCGTCAAGCAATATGCCGAGTTCGGCCTCCCCTACCCGCTGGTCGGCTTCAACCTCAATACCGGCGACGCCTGGGCGATGGGCGAAGGCAATCTCAGCGGCACCTGGCCGACGGTCTGGTATCACACGCTGGACAATCCGGCATCGAAGGCGTTCGTCGAGACCTTCACCAAGAAGCACGGCAAACCGCCGGAGAACCATGCCTGGATCGAATACATCACGCTGAAAATGATCGCGCAGGCGATCACCGAAACGAAGTCGACCGAGAGCGACGCGCTGATCGGCTATTTCGAGAAGCAGACGCAGTTCGACATCATGAAGGGCCGCAAGGCCTATTTCCGCTCCTGGGACCATCAGTTGGTACAGGAGGCCTATCCGTTCACCGTAAAACCGAAGAACGAGATGAAGGACAAGTGGGACATGCTCGTGCTCGGCGACGCCGTGCCGGCCGCGGGCACTGAGCTTGAATCGATCTACCCGACGAAGACGCAAAATCCCTGCAACATGAAGGCATAGAAGCCCGAAAACGGGCGTCGGGCACACTGGCGTTGCGGCGCCGGCACTAACAAGCCGGCGCCGTCTTCTTTTAATCTCGCGGATCGCACATGCAGTTCGGATTTCTGCTGGAGCAGGTGGTGAATGGCCTGGTGCTCGGAGGCTATTACCTCCTGATTGCGCTCGGCCTGTCACTGATCTTCAGCGTCGGCGGCATCGTCAATCTCGCCCATGGCGCGTTCTATGCCCTCGGCGCCTACATATCGGTTGAGATCACGAAATATCTCGGCTTCGGTTCGGCGGTGGTGCTGTCGCCGGTTGCGGTCGCGCTCCTCGGCATTCTGTTCGAGCGCTTCATCCTGCGTAGATTCTACGACGCCGATCCGATCCTCAGCTTGCTGGTGACGTTCGGGCTCGCCATGGTCACCGAACAAGCGATCCGGATCATCTGGGGCGCTCCGCCAATATCGGCCGCGATCCCGCAAAGCTTTCGCGGCTCGGTCTTCCTCGGCGACTTCCTGTTTTCGCGCTATCGCCTGCTGATCCTCGCCGTCGTCGCCGCAGTCCTGCTCGGCGTCTGGCTGCTGCTGCACAAAACTTCGTTCGGCCGCGTGGTGCGCGCCGGCATCCAGCGGCCGGACATGGTCGCAGCACTCGGCATCCGGCTACAGCCCTACATGACCGTGATCGTCATGCTCGGCGTCGGCATGGCCGCCCTCGGCGGTGCGTTCTTTGCGCCGATCACCATCGTGCACCCGGCGATGGGCGCCGAGATCATCACGGTGGCCTTTGTCGTGGTCGTGATCGGCGGCCTCGGCAGTTTCTGGGGCGTGGTGATCGCAGCATTCCTGGTCGGGGTCGTCCGCGGCATCACCATCCATTTCGCGCCGGCCGCCGGTGAAGCCTCGATCTACGTGCTGATGTTTTTGGTACTGCTGGTGCGGCCACGCGGGCTGCTTGGCGAACGTATCGAGAAGTTCGAATGACGAGCACCGCCGAAAAATATCGCCCGCTGCTGCTGGCTACGCTTGCCGTCATCGCGTTGCCGTTCGGCCTCTATCTGCTCGGGCTGTCGCTCAATACCGGCACCATGGTGGTGGCGCTCGCCATTGCCGCGATGGCGCTCAATCTCTGCATCGGCTATACTGGCCTCGTCTCGTTCGGCCACGGCGCCTGGTTCGGCATCGGCGCTTACGCGGCGGGGCTGATCCAGCGCAACTGGTTCAACAACGACATCTTACTGCCGCTGCTGCTGGCGGCGGTGGTCGTCGCCGTCATCGCGACCTTCGTCGGGTTCGTCATCCTGCGCCGGCGCGGCGTCTATTTCTCGCTGTTGACGCTGGCGCTGTCGGCCCTGGCCTACACCATCGCCTTCCGCTGGACCGCGGTGACCGGCGGCGAGGACGGCCTCGGCGGCTTGAAGCGCGGCAGCATCGGGCCGTTCAGCCTCGACAACGCGCTGAACTATTATATCGTCGTCGCCATACTCTGCCTCGGCGTGCTCTATCTGCTGCTGCGGCTGGTGCGCTCGCCGTTCGGCCATGTGCTGATGGCGATCCGCGAGAACCAGTTGCGCGCCACCTTCCAGGGCTATCCGGTCGAACGCTACAAGCTCGGCGTCTTCGTGATCTCGGCGGTGGTCACCGGTTTTGCCGGCGGGCTGATCGGCTTCCAGAATTATCTCGTATCCGCCGAAGCGGTGTCAGTGCCGTTCTCCGGCGAGTTGTTGGCGGTCGTCGTGATCGGCGGCATGCGCAGCATGCTGGGGCCAGCGATCGGCGCGCTGTTCTTCATCCTGTTCCGCGAGTTGTTTTCGATCTGGACCTCGAATTGGCTATTGTGGTTTGGCCTCGTCTTCGTCGCCTTCGTGCTGTATTCGCCGGGCGGCCTCGTCGGCATCTGGGCGACGCTGGCAAAACGCTGGTGGCCGCCGCCGGAAGAATCCGCCGCGATGAGCCGGCGGAAAATCTACGAAGGCCTGCCGCTGCCGGCCTTCCTGCTGCCGAAAGGGCTCGACGGCATCGTGCTCGACGTGCGCGGCGTCTCGAAGAGTTTTGGCGGCATTCGCGCGGTGACCGATGCGAGCCTGCAGGTCGGCGCCGGCGAAATCCATGCCTTGATCGGGCCGAACGGCGCGGGAAAGACCACGCTGTTCAATCTGGTCTCCGGCCTCTATCCGACCGACACCGGCACCATCAAGCTGAACGGCCGCGAGATCCAGGGCGTGCCTTCGGAGGCGATCTGCCACCAGGGCCTGACGCGTTCGTTCCAGATCACCAATCTGTTCAAGGGGCTGTCGATCTACGAAAACCTGCGGCTGTCGCTGCAGGCGCAGAACGCCGGGCGCTTCGACCTCTGGCGCGATATCGATCACTACGAGGAAATCCACGCCGAGACCGCGGAGCTGATAAAATTCCTCGGCCTCGAAGGGATCGAGACCATCGAGGGCGGCGAACTGTCCTATGGCGGGCAGCGGCTGGTCGATCTCGGCATCGCGCTCGGCTCCAAGCCGCAAGTGCTGCTGCTGGACGAGCCGCTGGCGGGACTAGCCGCCGCCGAGCGCGAGCGCGTCTCGAACCTCGTCAAAAACATCGCCGCCAATATTCCGGTCCTAATCGTCGAGCACGACATCGACCGCGTGCTCGGCTTCTCCCGCACCGTCACCGTGATGAACCAGGGCGAAGTGCTGATGACCGGCACGCCCGAGGCCGTGCGCGCCGACTGCCGCGTGCAGGAGGTCTATACCGGCACTGGCGTTCCCGAGGTCGAGCACGCCAGCAGTCAGCGCATCGGCGCGAGCACAGCGCCGGTCCTGCGCTTCGAACGCGTCAACACTTTTTACGGCAAGAGCCACATCCTGCACGATGCCACCCTCGACGTGCGCGAGGGCGAGATCGTCGCTCTCCTTGGCCGCAACGGCGCCGGCAAGTCGACGCTGTTGAAGACGCTCGCCGGCCTTGTGCCGTTGTCGTCGGGCACGGTAGAATATGTCGGCCTCGATATCTCCCGCCTGCCCGCACCGGACATTGCGCGCGCCGGCATCGGCTATGTGCCGCAGGGCCGCGGCCTGTTCGCCGGCATGACGGTGCGGGAAAACCTCTCGCTCGGGCGTCTCGCCCGCAAGACCGACGGCAGCAACGGCGTAGTCTGGGACGAAGCGCAGATCCTCGAATACTTTCCCCGCCTGCGCGAGCGCATGGATGTCGCGGCGGATTATCTCTCCGGCGGCGAGCAGCAGATGGTGGCGGTGGCGCGCGCGATGTCGGGCAACGTCAAGCTGCTGCTGCTCGACGAACCCTTCGAGGGGCTGGCGCCCGCGGTGATTCTCGACCTGTTCAAGATGTTCGACCGGCTGCGGCAGCACATCTCCATCGTGATCGTCGAACACAATCTCGATCTCGTTCTGGCGCTCGCCGACCGCGTATTCGCGCTGGAGCGCGGCGCAGTGTTCCATGAGGGCCCGGCGCAACCGCTGCTGACCGATCTCGAATACCGGAAGAAGATTCTTTGGTTGTGACGGCAATGACACTCACCGCCGTCATTGCGAGCGCAGCGAAGCAATCCACCTCTCCACATGCCGCACTATGGATTGCTTGCTTCGCTCGCAATGACGGCTCTCCCCGGGAGGCTGCGATGCGAAATCTGATAACGACAATGCTTGCAGGATCTATGCTCTTGTTCGCAAGCCATATCATGGCCGCGGACAACCCCATGACCATCGCCGTATTCACCAAGAACCGCACCAACCCCGCCTATGAGGCCTTCCGCATCGCCTCCGACCAGATCGCGCGCACCACGGGTGTGAAGCTGATCCACCTGGTCCCGAACCAGCCCGACAACGTCGACGAACAGAAAGCGATGGTCGATCAGGTGCTGAAAGACAAACCCCGATGCCGTCATCTTCATCCCCGTCGATGACGTCGCCATGATCGATTCCGTGAAGAAGCTCAACGATGCCAAAATCCCCATCGTGCTGGTTTCCAATCCGCTGCCGGGCAGCTTCGTCACCTATGTCGGCGCCGATGATTTCGAGATCGGCTACCGCGAGGCGCGCTATCTCTTCGAAAAACTCGGGGCCAAGGGAAAGATCGTCGTCATCGAGGGAACGCCGGCCGCGCCTACCAATCGCGAGCGCGTGCGCGGATACCAGCGCGCATTCGCTGAATTTCCCGGCATCCAGGTTTTGGGATCGGGCATCGGCAATTACCAGCAACCCGATGCCAGGCGCGTGATGGAGAAATTCCTGACCGAGCACAAGGAGATCGACGCGGTGCTGTCGGCCAATGACAGCATGGCGCTCGGCGCGCTGGAGGCGCTGAAGGCCACGAACCGGACGGCGATCGTGATCGGCATCAACGGAATCCTTCCGGCCGTAAAGCAGATCGAAACCGGCGGGATGCTGGCTTCCGTCGATTTCAACATGTTCAAGATCGGCTGCACCGCAACCAGGGCCGCGGTGCGTCACCTCAGGAGGGAGCCGCTGCCGGAAAAGGTAATGCTGCCTGCGGAAGTGATCGACAAGACCAACTACAAGTCATGGCTTGTGCCGGTCGATCAGCGCACTTGCCCGGAGTGGAGCGAAGTCGCGCGCTGAATCGATCCATTGCAGGATGCCGGCAGACGCGGCCAGGAAAGATAGTTCCAATCTTGCCGCTGCCGAGAGCGCGGGTATATTGGATAGATGCCCGTCAGCTCGCCCGATCTGAAAGCATTTTTGCTCGCCACGCCTTTCTTCGGTGGCCTCGCGGACGCAAGCCTCGATCTCCTGATCTCAATGCTGGCCGAGCGCAGCTTCGACGCCGGCGCCACGATCTTTGCCGAAGGCGAACCGGGGCGCTCGATGTTCGTCGTTCACGCGGGCGATCTCGTGGTGAGCAAGCTCGGTGATTCCGGGCGCTCGATTCGGATGACGGATCTCGGCCCTGGCGATTTCTTCGGCGAAATGACGCTGATCGAAATGCAGAACCGGTCAGCCACCGTCGTGGCGGAGACCGAAACCGTACTGTACGAGCTCACGGCCCGAAACCTCTACGCATACTACAAGGCCGACGTCCACGCCTACGTGATCGTGATGCAGAATATCAACCGCGAACTTTGCCGGCGTCTCCGGCGCGCCGACCGTCGCATTGCCGAGCTGAGCTTTCACGCGAGTGAATGATGCAGATACGACCCGTAGCGTGGCCGCCAACGTTCTGAGTTGACTTCCGCTTGCGGCGTCACAGCGGACATGGCTGGACTTGCCACTGGATCGCCCCGGTAGCGGGTGCCCCTTGGAGGACGTTGGGTCGCACCGGCAACCTCCTGCCGTTCATCCCTCCGGCACCCCGGCCATGCGCATGCCCTCATACACACGCTCGCGTCCGGCGAGGTAAGCCGGATTGTTGCTCTTTGCGCTGCCGCGGTAGCGGCGGAGGGTGAAGGTCGGATTGAGCACAAGACCCGCCTGCGCGGCGGCCCGCGCCTCGTCCGGTGAGCCGAGCAGCGCCAGGGCGGCGGCGAGATGGCAATGCGGGACGGGATGATTTCGGTTGGCCTCGATACTCCGGCGCAGCCAGGCAACTGCTTGCAGGTCCGCGCCGAGAAACAACTTGGCGAGACCGGCAAACATGAACCACCGATAGGCGTTGTTATCGCGTGGAGAGAGGCGAAGCGCGTCGTGGATGTGGGCCTCGGTCTCCTCGCTTCGACCGAGAAAGAACTTGGCGAGACCGATGAAGGCATGAGCGTCGGCCAAATTGTGATCCAGTGCTAACGCCCGCTCGCATTCAGCTATGCCTTGGACGGCGCGGTTGGTACATGATTGGACGAGGCCCAAGATGCTATGAGCCCGAGCATGGTTTGGCGCAAGGGACAGAACCCGGATTAAGACTGCCTCGGCCGCCACGAAATGCGCGGCCCAGTCGTCGCTCATAAGGTTGGCGCCAAGCGCCGCTTTAACCCGCGCCGAACCGACCAGCGCCTCAATATTCCCGGCATCAAGTGCCAAGGCACGATCGAAAAGCGCCTGCGCTTGCGTCATGTATTCCGCGGTCGTCCCATTGTTCTCGTAAGCCCAGCCTTGGAAATACAGGTCCATTGCATCGGGATGGGTCGAACGTTCCGCTCGCCGCGCCTCAACCTGAATGAGCTGGGCATTTAGCGTGTTTGCCAGCCGCGATACGATTTCGTCCTGCATGTCGAACAGGTCGGCGACGGGTTTCTCAAACCGTTCGGCCCAAAGATGATTACCCGTTCCGGCATCGATCAACTGAACATTCACCCGAAGCCGGTTGCCGCCTCGCTGCACTGAGCCTTCGAGCACATAGCGGACGTTCAACTCGCGCCCGACTTGCTTTACATCGACGGCTTTGCCCTTGAAGGTGAAAGCGGTGTTACGCGCGATCACGAATGAGCCGCTGATGCGCGAAAGGTCGGTGGTCAGGCTCTCGGTCACGCCGTCGACGAAATAGTCCTGCTCGGGA
This portion of the Bradyrhizobium sp. AZCC 2262 genome encodes:
- a CDS encoding IclR family transcriptional regulator, whose amino-acid sequence is MKPRTKPKTSDKQTTSSKVSNGKVSIARLVPSSEPNIDDEAEERARGGVQSLGRAFSILEEVARHREGIGLADLSKLVGLHNSTTFHLAKTLVSLGYLRQERDSKRYRVGRPLFALAASALDEIEMVNLATPVLEDLSRESGESGHFAVRMGDAVVVIARTSGPGAFQLTDRVGVVRPAHCTALGKIMLASLRPDQLKRFLERVELKPSTKKSITDPTVLLRDIAEIRRSAIAFDDGEFNAEVRCVAVPVYNFTGEVIGALGISGPIWRMTDQVLQSRAKLVQSAASRLSAEFGARDLAKSS
- a CDS encoding ABC transporter substrate-binding protein, which gives rise to MTRYSRRTLLKAGAAFAGASAIGSPAILSAQAARIKIGHLVPLTGFLGAIGSYAQLGVKMAAEEINASGGIMGKQIDLMSEDSVNPATASTKAQRMIEQDGAVLLFGEISSASSLTIMQVAERNKKVFFSTGARSDALRGKDCNRYSFHCDIPNTVMVNAVGTALNQKGMVKGKKFVTLTADYIFGHDLLKAAKAFFSANDATLIGDELIATDVTDFSPYLLKVRQAKPDVVCCNLAGNQVTNLVKQYAEFGLPYPLVGFNLNTGDAWAMGEGNLSGTWPTVWYHTLDNPASKAFVETFTKKHGKPPENHAWIEYITLKMIAQAITETKSTESDALIGYFEKQTQFDIMKGRKAYFRSWDHQLVQEAYPFTVKPKNEMKDKWDMLVLGDAVPAAGTELESIYPTKTQNPCNMKA
- a CDS encoding branched-chain amino acid ABC transporter permease translates to MQFGFLLEQVVNGLVLGGYYLLIALGLSLIFSVGGIVNLAHGAFYALGAYISVEITKYLGFGSAVVLSPVAVALLGILFERFILRRFYDADPILSLLVTFGLAMVTEQAIRIIWGAPPISAAIPQSFRGSVFLGDFLFSRYRLLILAVVAAVLLGVWLLLHKTSFGRVVRAGIQRPDMVAALGIRLQPYMTVIVMLGVGMAALGGAFFAPITIVHPAMGAEIITVAFVVVVIGGLGSFWGVVIAAFLVGVVRGITIHFAPAAGEASIYVLMFLVLLVRPRGLLGERIEKFE
- a CDS encoding branched-chain amino acid ABC transporter ATP-binding protein/permease, translating into MTSTAEKYRPLLLATLAVIALPFGLYLLGLSLNTGTMVVALAIAAMALNLCIGYTGLVSFGHGAWFGIGAYAAGLIQRNWFNNDILLPLLLAAVVVAVIATFVGFVILRRRGVYFSLLTLALSALAYTIAFRWTAVTGGEDGLGGLKRGSIGPFSLDNALNYYIVVAILCLGVLYLLLRLVRSPFGHVLMAIRENQLRATFQGYPVERYKLGVFVISAVVTGFAGGLIGFQNYLVSAEAVSVPFSGELLAVVVIGGMRSMLGPAIGALFFILFRELFSIWTSNWLLWFGLVFVAFVLYSPGGLVGIWATLAKRWWPPPEESAAMSRRKIYEGLPLPAFLLPKGLDGIVLDVRGVSKSFGGIRAVTDASLQVGAGEIHALIGPNGAGKTTLFNLVSGLYPTDTGTIKLNGREIQGVPSEAICHQGLTRSFQITNLFKGLSIYENLRLSLQAQNAGRFDLWRDIDHYEEIHAETAELIKFLGLEGIETIEGGELSYGGQRLVDLGIALGSKPQVLLLDEPLAGLAAAERERVSNLVKNIAANIPVLIVEHDIDRVLGFSRTVTVMNQGEVLMTGTPEAVRADCRVQEVYTGTGVPEVEHASSQRIGASTAPVLRFERVNTFYGKSHILHDATLDVREGEIVALLGRNGAGKSTLLKTLAGLVPLSSGTVEYVGLDISRLPAPDIARAGIGYVPQGRGLFAGMTVRENLSLGRLARKTDGSNGVVWDEAQILEYFPRLRERMDVAADYLSGGEQQMVAVARAMSGNVKLLLLDEPFEGLAPAVILDLFKMFDRLRQHISIVIVEHNLDLVLALADRVFALERGAVFHEGPAQPLLTDLEYRKKILWL
- a CDS encoding sugar ABC transporter substrate-binding protein gives rise to the protein MIDSVKKLNDAKIPIVLVSNPLPGSFVTYVGADDFEIGYREARYLFEKLGAKGKIVVIEGTPAAPTNRERVRGYQRAFAEFPGIQVLGSGIGNYQQPDARRVMEKFLTEHKEIDAVLSANDSMALGALEALKATNRTAIVIGINGILPAVKQIETGGMLASVDFNMFKIGCTATRAAVRHLRREPLPEKVMLPAEVIDKTNYKSWLVPVDQRTCPEWSEVAR
- a CDS encoding cyclic nucleotide-binding domain-containing protein: MPVSSPDLKAFLLATPFFGGLADASLDLLISMLAERSFDAGATIFAEGEPGRSMFVVHAGDLVVSKLGDSGRSIRMTDLGPGDFFGEMTLIEMQNRSATVVAETETVLYELTARNLYAYYKADVHAYVIVMQNINRELCRRLRRADRRIAELSFHASE
- a CDS encoding winged helix-turn-helix domain-containing tetratricopeptide repeat protein, whose translation is MRYLFEEYAFDTDLRELYRGGHVVSVAPQVFDLLDYLIRNRGRVVSKDDLINTVWNGRIVSDAALTTRLNVARSVIGDSGEKQRLIKTLQRKGFRFVGTVQEVQRPADAPLTADSGEQSFQNVAHPDPSNAEAQDGLASGAHNGSTISISPATPRLSIVVLPFANFGGDPEQDYFVDGVTESLTTDLSRISGSFVIARNTAFTFKGKAVDVKQVGRELNVRYVLEGSVQRGGNRLRVNVQLIDAGTGNHLWAERFEKPVADLFDMQDEIVSRLANTLNAQLIQVEARRAERSTHPDAMDLYFQGWAYENNGTTAEYMTQAQALFDRALALDAGNIEALVGSARVKAALGANLMSDDWAAHFVAAEAVLIRVLSLAPNHARAHSILGLVQSCTNRAVQGIAECERALALDHNLADAHAFIGLAKFFLGRSEETEAHIHDALRLSPRDNNAYRWFMFAGLAKLFLGADLQAVAWLRRSIEANRNHPVPHCHLAAALALLGSPDEARAAAQAGLVLNPTFTLRRYRGSAKSNNPAYLAGRERVYEGMRMAGVPEG